The genome window CGCGCGTTTGAGCGAATTTTTTAAAAAAAAGCGGTTCATTTTGATAAGCAGGATGAGAAGGGTCTAATAAAAAACAAGACAAAACCCTGCCCCCATCTTTTTCCAAAACCTGAATAGAATGGCAATGCAGCGAACTTGTATAAGCCCCTGTGTCTATTTTGGCATCAAGTTGAAAAAGGGCTAAATCAGGCAGGGCAATGCGTTCGATTCTGCCAATGATAGTTTTACTTTTTTTC of Hugenholtzia roseola DSM 9546 contains these proteins:
- a CDS encoding ATP-dependent zinc protease family protein; translated protein: MNNLNLTDAKKSKTIIGRIERIALPDLALFQLDAKIDTGAYTSSLHCHSIQVLEKDGGRVLSCFLLDPSHPAYQNEPLFFKKFAQTRVKSSNGQLQERFKVKTQMQLGNHLFKVEFTLNDRSDMRYPILLGRKVLSKRFLVDVAKKYCL